The following are encoded in a window of Geobacter metallireducens GS-15 genomic DNA:
- the hfq gene encoding RNA chaperone Hfq, whose protein sequence is MAKAPFNIQDQYLNQSRKERIKVAVRLMSGEKLEGYIKSFDNFSVLMEIQGDMLIYKHAISSITSVDGTFKLHQ, encoded by the coding sequence ATGGCAAAAGCACCGTTCAACATCCAGGATCAATACCTCAACCAGTCGCGGAAAGAGCGGATCAAGGTTGCTGTTCGGCTCATGTCGGGAGAAAAACTCGAAGGGTACATCAAGTCATTCGACAATTTCTCGGTTCTCATGGAGATCCAGGGCGACATGCTGATTTACAAGCACGCCATTTCGTCCATCACCTCCGTTGACGGCACCTTTAAACTTCACCAGTAA
- the miaA gene encoding tRNA (adenosine(37)-N6)-dimethylallyltransferase MiaA: MKEEEKTRLVIVQGPTASGKSALALELAERIGGEIVNADSMQVYRGMDIGTAKPSQEERRRVPHHLYDIVDPKVNFTAADFREHASRAIADIERRGKRVILVGGTGLYIRILTQGLVASPGGDDNIRRELEDQAHGEGLESLHRRLAAVDPVAAARLHPNDGVRIVRALEVFLLTGRPLSAFQEAHRFADEPYRCLKLGITVERELLYRRVEERVDRMIAEGLVEEVRGLLSAGYPATLKAMGSIGYREICAHLAGEFSLDEAMRLIKQNTRQYAKRQMTWFRRDSEIIWVEYPGKFDSILSTVMGFYH, from the coding sequence GTGAAGGAAGAAGAAAAGACCAGGCTCGTCATCGTCCAGGGACCCACGGCATCGGGAAAGTCGGCGCTGGCCCTGGAGCTTGCCGAGCGGATCGGCGGCGAGATCGTCAACGCCGATTCCATGCAGGTCTATCGGGGCATGGACATAGGCACCGCAAAGCCTTCCCAAGAGGAGCGCCGGCGGGTTCCCCACCACCTCTACGACATTGTCGATCCCAAGGTGAATTTTACCGCCGCCGACTTCCGCGAGCACGCATCCCGGGCGATTGCAGATATTGAGCGTCGGGGAAAGCGGGTCATTCTGGTAGGGGGCACCGGTCTCTACATCAGGATCCTGACCCAGGGGCTCGTGGCTTCTCCCGGCGGGGACGACAATATCCGCCGCGAACTGGAAGATCAGGCCCACGGCGAAGGCTTGGAGTCCCTGCACCGGCGCCTCGCCGCGGTCGATCCCGTTGCTGCAGCCCGGCTTCACCCCAATGACGGCGTCCGGATCGTGCGGGCACTGGAGGTCTTTCTCCTGACGGGGCGTCCCCTGTCGGCCTTTCAGGAAGCGCACCGCTTTGCCGACGAGCCCTACCGCTGCCTCAAGCTCGGCATTACCGTCGAGCGGGAGCTTCTCTACCGGCGGGTGGAGGAACGGGTGGACCGGATGATCGCCGAGGGGCTTGTTGAGGAGGTGAGGGGACTCCTGTCAGCAGGGTATCCCGCAACCCTCAAGGCCATGGGCTCCATCGGCTACCGGGAAATCTGCGCTCATCTTGCCGGTGAATTCTCCCTCGATGAGGCCATGCGGCTCATCAAACAGAACACGCGGCAGTATGCAAAACGCCAGATGACGTGGTTTCGCCGGGATTCGGAAATTATCTGGGTTGAATATCCGGGGAAGTTTGATAGTATCTTGAGTACTGTCATGGGATTTTATCATTAA